In Deltaproteobacteria bacterium CG11_big_fil_rev_8_21_14_0_20_42_23, the following proteins share a genomic window:
- the rpoN gene encoding RNA polymerase sigma-54 factor yields MALEIKQSLKLGQSLVITPQLQQAIKLLQLSRVELADLIQKELLENPILEENASEDPQEAKSEENTSERSEKALEQENHHDHTVDEVGSKEGEFKEPADFDWENYLNSFSSNDYKGERESIASSDEQPSYENFIRQTESLQDHLLWQLHLGSFDKREVAVGTEIIGNINEDAYLTTSCEEIAQKTKEELHFVEHVLARIQEFDPIGVAARSLTECLLLQAKHLVSDTSKIGLLLNDYLLDLERRDYHNINKKTGFSLEEIQELARLISSLDPKPGRPYSPDNAQYITPDVYIQNTEDGYLITLNEDGLPRLQISNLYRKSMMKGASVNGDTKSYIQERLKAATWLIKSIHQRQRTLYRVTKSIVKFQKEFFDHGVHCLKPLTLKEVADDIEMHESTISRVTTNKYVHSPRGIFELKYFFNSSIQMVEGGGVASEAVKAKIKDMVSGEDAKRPLSDQKISDLLKHQNIDIARRTVAKYREVLGIQPSSKRKRRFP; encoded by the coding sequence ATGGCACTTGAGATAAAACAGAGTCTTAAATTAGGTCAATCGCTGGTTATAACGCCGCAGCTGCAGCAGGCCATCAAGCTGCTTCAGCTTTCTCGAGTTGAACTTGCAGACCTTATTCAGAAGGAATTGCTCGAAAACCCCATTTTAGAAGAAAATGCCTCAGAAGACCCTCAAGAAGCAAAATCAGAAGAAAATACCAGCGAACGAAGTGAGAAGGCTTTAGAGCAGGAAAATCACCACGATCATACCGTCGATGAAGTAGGCTCCAAAGAAGGTGAATTTAAAGAGCCCGCTGATTTTGATTGGGAAAACTACCTTAATAGCTTCAGTTCTAATGATTATAAGGGTGAAAGGGAAAGCATTGCTTCCTCAGACGAACAGCCCAGTTACGAAAACTTCATTCGCCAGACAGAATCCTTGCAAGATCACCTCTTGTGGCAATTGCATCTGGGAAGTTTTGATAAACGAGAAGTTGCAGTTGGCACCGAGATTATAGGAAATATCAACGAAGACGCCTACCTCACAACGAGTTGCGAAGAAATTGCACAAAAAACCAAAGAAGAACTTCATTTTGTTGAGCATGTTTTAGCTCGCATTCAAGAATTTGATCCAATTGGTGTAGCTGCAAGATCACTTACAGAATGTTTGTTGCTCCAAGCAAAACACTTGGTAAGTGATACCTCCAAAATTGGTTTATTGCTCAACGATTACCTTCTCGACCTCGAACGTCGCGACTATCATAACATTAACAAAAAAACGGGTTTTTCTTTGGAAGAAATTCAAGAACTCGCGCGTCTTATTTCTTCACTCGATCCAAAGCCAGGAAGGCCCTACTCTCCTGACAATGCTCAATACATTACTCCCGATGTTTACATTCAAAATACAGAAGATGGATATTTGATTACACTCAACGAAGATGGTTTGCCGCGTTTGCAAATTAGCAATCTCTACAGAAAAAGTATGATGAAAGGTGCTTCGGTGAATGGAGATACAAAGTCTTATATTCAAGAAAGGCTTAAAGCTGCAACGTGGCTTATCAAGTCTATTCATCAGCGACAACGGACACTTTATCGAGTTACAAAGAGCATTGTAAAATTTCAAAAAGAATTTTTTGATCATGGTGTGCATTGTTTAAAGCCTCTTACGCTTAAAGAAGTTGCAGATGATATTGAAATGCATGAGTCCACTATTAGTCGTGTTACTACAAACAAATATGTTCATTCACCTCGTGGTATTTTCGAACTTAAATATTTTTTCAATAGCTCTATTCAAATGGTTGAAGGCGGCGGAGTAGCTTCTGAAGCTGTTAAGGCGAAGATCAAAGATATGGTTTCAGGTGAAGATGCAAAAAGACCTCTCTCGGATCAAAAAATTTCAGATCTTTTAAAACACCAAAACATTGACATCGCTCGAAGAACTGTAGCAAAGTATCGCGAGGTGCTTGGCATTCAACCATCGTCGAAACGTAAAAGACGTTTTCCTTAA
- a CDS encoding tRNA pseudouridine(38-40) synthase TruA — protein sequence MTFSRTIKLHIEYDGTSFNGWQNQAKGRGVTVQGAVEKALSQLCKEKIKVAGSSRTDAGVHAFDQVATFKTKSTLPLQAFQKGLNTFLVPEVRVRKAEEMDASFHALRNAKGKIYSYYVLSGKTSSPIAKNHVYFFPYTLNFSAMKKAAKQLVGKHDFSSFRSSRSTAKTSVRTIHSFQVKVVKDSLFMPKENTEGTLYCFTVKANGFLHNQVRTMVGTLLDVGREKIKPEDIKKIISAKKRSAAGKCLPGHALYLIKTLYA from the coding sequence ATGACTTTTTCTCGCACGATTAAACTGCACATAGAATATGATGGCACTTCTTTCAACGGTTGGCAAAACCAAGCAAAGGGCAGGGGAGTTACTGTTCAAGGCGCGGTGGAAAAAGCATTGTCTCAACTGTGCAAAGAAAAAATAAAAGTAGCCGGCTCCAGCAGAACTGATGCTGGAGTTCACGCTTTTGATCAAGTGGCAACATTTAAAACAAAAAGCACACTGCCACTTCAAGCTTTTCAAAAAGGACTCAATACTTTTCTTGTACCAGAAGTAAGAGTGAGAAAAGCTGAAGAAATGGATGCAAGTTTTCATGCTCTTCGAAATGCAAAAGGAAAAATATATTCATACTATGTTTTAAGTGGAAAAACTTCTTCACCCATTGCAAAAAATCACGTTTATTTTTTTCCCTACACTTTAAATTTTTCAGCCATGAAAAAAGCTGCAAAGCAACTGGTGGGAAAGCACGATTTTTCAAGCTTTAGAAGTTCACGTTCAACTGCAAAAACAAGCGTACGAACCATTCATTCTTTTCAGGTTAAAGTGGTGAAAGACTCACTCTTTATGCCCAAAGAAAACACTGAAGGAACACTTTACTGTTTCACCGTAAAAGCGAATGGTTTCTTGCACAATCAAGTACGAACAATGGTAGGAACGTTATTGGATGTGGGAAGAGAAAAAATAAAACCAGAAGACATCAAAAAAATTATTTCTGCCAAAAAAAGAAGCGCTGCCGGGAAATGTCTACCTGGGCACGCGCTTTATCTTATTAAAACCTTGTATGCCTAA
- the pssA gene encoding CDP-diacylglycerol--serine O-phosphatidyltransferase, whose product MKKHAHQREGLRKGIYLLPNLFTTANLFCGFFSVIKSLNGDFIAASWAILLAGIFDTLDGRVARLTKAESEFGIEYDSLVDLASFGLAPGILVYTWGLQGVGHIGWLAPFLFLACGALRLARFNVQHDNVENSFFQGLPIPTAAYVLASFTLFHHHFFSITTPAPLFLSLVTILLSCLMVSTINYRSMKSLEIKGKHSFFALVLVVLSIFVIATEPEITIFVLVLAYVSSGLLEEIFTQKESRKLVAKVKKHREDKRAQLKMKLVSGGDVLPFQAEEKPEKSPKQS is encoded by the coding sequence ATGAAAAAACATGCCCACCAACGGGAGGGGTTGAGAAAAGGTATTTATTTGCTTCCAAACCTTTTTACGACTGCAAATCTTTTTTGCGGATTTTTCTCAGTCATCAAATCTCTGAATGGTGATTTCATTGCCGCAAGTTGGGCTATTCTGCTTGCCGGTATTTTTGATACTTTAGATGGTCGAGTTGCCAGGCTCACTAAAGCTGAAAGTGAGTTTGGAATTGAGTACGATTCACTTGTTGATTTAGCAAGCTTTGGACTTGCACCTGGCATTCTCGTTTATACCTGGGGGCTGCAGGGTGTTGGTCATATCGGCTGGCTTGCGCCATTTCTTTTCCTGGCTTGTGGCGCACTTCGTCTTGCACGATTTAACGTGCAGCATGACAACGTTGAAAATTCATTTTTTCAAGGCCTGCCCATTCCAACTGCTGCTTATGTTTTGGCAAGTTTTACTCTTTTTCATCATCATTTTTTTTCCATAACTACGCCAGCTCCACTTTTTCTGTCTTTGGTTACCATTCTCCTTTCGTGTCTCATGGTCTCCACCATTAATTATCGCAGCATGAAATCTCTTGAGATTAAAGGGAAACATTCCTTTTTTGCCCTCGTGCTTGTGGTGCTTTCTATTTTTGTTATTGCCACTGAACCCGAAATCACCATTTTTGTTCTTGTTTTGGCCTATGTTTCTTCAGGGTTGTTAGAGGAAATCTTCACCCAAAAAGAGAGTCGAAAACTTGTGGCAAAAGTAAAAAAACACCGTGAAGATAAACGCGCTCAACTCAAAATGAAGTTGGTTTCTGGCGGAGACGTCCTTCCTTTTCAAGCAGAAGAAAAACCTGAGAAAAGTCCAAAACAATCATGA
- a CDS encoding phosphatidylserine decarboxylase family protein produces the protein MTQTKDAYSPNPHQYIVAKEGFPFISIAFAMAFFSLFFHVPLLSFFLFGIGIFIVSFFRNPTRHLPGNSNHLISPADGKVIGIFPGEKHPLSTETFTRISIFMSVFNAHVNRFPTDVKIKKIVYHTGKFLVASDQRAATENESNQMLVEDEQGQEIVLVQIAGLVARRIICYFKAGASAKRGEHLGLIRFGSRVDLYLPQNYTVSTKAGDKLKAGLSIIGERL, from the coding sequence ATGACACAAACTAAAGACGCTTACTCGCCAAATCCTCATCAGTACATCGTTGCAAAAGAAGGGTTTCCCTTCATTTCTATTGCGTTTGCAATGGCTTTTTTTTCACTTTTCTTTCACGTTCCACTGTTGAGTTTTTTTCTGTTTGGCATCGGTATTTTTATTGTCTCCTTTTTTAGAAATCCAACTCGTCACCTTCCAGGAAACAGTAATCATCTCATCTCTCCAGCCGACGGAAAAGTCATTGGAATTTTCCCCGGTGAAAAACATCCATTGAGCACCGAAACATTTACTCGCATCAGTATTTTTATGTCTGTTTTTAATGCACATGTGAATCGCTTCCCAACAGATGTAAAAATAAAAAAGATCGTTTACCACACTGGAAAATTTTTAGTAGCAAGTGATCAACGAGCAGCAACGGAAAATGAAAGCAACCAAATGCTTGTGGAAGATGAACAAGGCCAAGAAATAGTACTTGTCCAAATTGCAGGTCTCGTTGCCAGAAGAATTATTTGTTATTTCAAAGCAGGCGCATCGGCAAAACGCGGAGAGCACTTAGGCCTCATCCGTTTTGGTTCTCGCGTAGATTTATATCTTCCGCAAAATTATACGGTGTCAACGAAAGCGGGCGACAAACTTAAAGCTGGTCTCAGCATAATAGGTGAAAGACTATGA
- a CDS encoding aspartate-semialdehyde dehydrogenase, which produces MKKQSYTVAVVGATGLVGQEMITTLEQRLFPIEKLVPLASAKSAGKEISFHGKKVKVQELTHDSFASCDIALFSAGGKVSEEFAPSAVKAGCFVIDNSSHFRMDKNVSLIVPEVNGQLVSQLNAPHIIANPNCSTIQMLVALSPLHRKAKIKRIIVSTYQASSGAGKKAVDELLAQTQAHLQHEPVKVDVFPHQLAFNCIPQIDIFLEDGSTKEEWKMVMETKKIFDDNNIQVVATAVRVPVLNAHSESITVEFHTEISVAEAKEILSQSEGLTVIDDTSQRQYPLALEADKKDNVFVGRIRRDATVPHGLSLWVVADNLRKGAALNAVQIAELLLHHKYFS; this is translated from the coding sequence ATGAAAAAACAAAGCTATACCGTTGCTGTAGTAGGAGCCACGGGCCTTGTAGGCCAGGAGATGATTACAACGCTTGAGCAAAGATTATTTCCCATAGAAAAACTTGTGCCTCTCGCCTCTGCAAAATCGGCAGGAAAAGAAATTTCTTTTCACGGAAAAAAAGTAAAGGTTCAGGAACTCACTCATGACTCTTTTGCAAGCTGTGACATTGCTCTTTTTTCAGCTGGCGGAAAGGTGAGTGAAGAGTTTGCACCATCGGCGGTAAAAGCGGGCTGTTTTGTCATTGATAATTCCAGCCACTTCCGAATGGACAAAAATGTGAGCCTCATCGTCCCAGAAGTAAATGGTCAACTTGTAAGTCAACTCAATGCTCCACACATTATTGCAAATCCAAATTGTTCTACCATACAAATGTTGGTTGCTCTTTCTCCACTTCATCGCAAAGCAAAGATAAAAAGAATTATTGTTTCCACGTATCAAGCAAGTTCTGGCGCTGGAAAAAAAGCAGTTGATGAATTGCTGGCACAAACACAAGCCCATTTACAACATGAACCCGTAAAAGTTGATGTCTTCCCACATCAACTCGCGTTTAACTGCATTCCACAGATTGATATTTTTCTTGAGGATGGTTCTACAAAAGAAGAGTGGAAGATGGTGATGGAAACCAAGAAAATTTTTGACGACAACAACATTCAAGTTGTTGCAACCGCAGTTCGTGTTCCAGTACTCAATGCACATTCAGAATCTATCACGGTTGAATTTCATACTGAAATTTCCGTTGCAGAAGCAAAAGAAATTCTTTCACAATCTGAAGGCCTTACCGTAATTGACGATACCTCGCAAAGACAATACCCGCTTGCATTAGAAGCTGATAAGAAAGATAACGTTTTTGTTGGTCGCATTCGAAGAGATGCTACCGTTCCTCATGGTCTTTCACTTTGGGTTGTTGCTGACAACCTTAGAAAAGGTGCTGCATTAAACGCCGTTCAAATTGCAGAACTTTTATTACACCACAAATATTTTTCTTGA
- the rseP gene encoding RIP metalloprotease RseP has translation MTIFYFIIALGILVFIHEFGHFIVAKKSGVFVEEFSIGFGPKLFAKKWGETEYKLCLLPLGGYVKLHGENPEDEESVDKARAFSEKKLSTKAAVVIAGPVMNFLLCLFLMPIVFMLGRTVPAFFDAAPVVEQIRADSPAASVGLTKGDLITQIDGSKVSNWEEAINQIIVATGQKVNLTVDHKGETKEFTVPITNSPEGGYAGFEPNLFLGMAAIIGKVNANGPAAKAGIEVGDQILSLNGENIDDWIDLTEAIAKSKGEKVSLKLQRNNSIVNTEIQADYNEDLKRYLVGIEKQVQDIPSTVRKYGFLASLQKGGEEVVQLTSTTFNVFWRLISMQLSLKVLGGPIMIAQTTAAAAKLGLGHFLYFLAFMSLQLGIINLFPIPVLDGGHLFFYGIEAVIRRPVSRKIRMVMSQLGFAMLIALMLAVTFNDVQRVWGNVGSLLGRFF, from the coding sequence ATGACCATTTTTTATTTTATTATCGCGCTTGGCATTTTAGTTTTCATTCACGAATTTGGTCACTTCATTGTGGCAAAAAAATCCGGCGTGTTTGTAGAAGAGTTTTCTATTGGATTCGGTCCAAAACTTTTTGCAAAAAAATGGGGAGAAACAGAATATAAACTCTGCCTTCTTCCCTTGGGTGGCTACGTAAAACTTCACGGCGAAAATCCTGAAGATGAAGAGTCGGTTGATAAAGCGAGAGCCTTTTCTGAAAAAAAACTCAGCACTAAAGCAGCTGTTGTTATTGCAGGACCAGTTATGAACTTTCTCTTATGTCTTTTTTTGATGCCCATCGTGTTTATGTTGGGAAGAACTGTTCCAGCTTTTTTTGATGCAGCACCCGTGGTTGAACAGATCAGAGCTGATTCTCCTGCCGCAAGCGTTGGACTTACAAAGGGAGATCTCATCACGCAAATCGATGGCAGTAAAGTTAGCAACTGGGAAGAAGCCATTAACCAAATTATTGTAGCAACAGGCCAAAAAGTAAATCTCACGGTAGATCACAAAGGTGAAACAAAAGAATTCACAGTTCCCATTACCAATAGTCCCGAAGGCGGATACGCCGGATTTGAGCCAAACCTGTTTTTGGGAATGGCAGCCATTATAGGCAAGGTAAACGCAAACGGTCCGGCGGCAAAAGCTGGCATTGAAGTTGGTGACCAGATTCTTTCACTCAACGGAGAAAATATTGACGACTGGATTGATCTCACCGAAGCCATTGCAAAATCGAAAGGTGAAAAAGTTAGCCTCAAACTACAGCGCAATAACTCAATCGTGAACACCGAAATTCAAGCCGACTACAACGAAGACCTCAAACGTTATTTGGTTGGCATCGAAAAACAAGTTCAAGATATTCCAAGCACTGTGCGTAAATATGGCTTTCTTGCTTCGCTTCAAAAAGGAGGAGAAGAAGTTGTTCAACTTACAAGCACAACCTTCAATGTATTTTGGAGACTGATCAGCATGCAGCTTTCACTTAAAGTTTTAGGCGGTCCCATCATGATTGCGCAAACCACAGCTGCTGCTGCAAAACTTGGGCTTGGCCACTTTCTTTATTTTCTTGCTTTTATGAGTCTACAGCTTGGCATTATCAATCTCTTTCCTATTCCCGTGCTAGATGGTGGGCACCTCTTTTTCTACGGAATTGAAGCTGTCATCAGAAGACCTGTCAGCCGCAAAATAAGAATGGTCATGAGCCAACTTGGTTTTGCCATGCTCATTGCGCTTATGCTCGCCGTTACCTTCAACGATGTTCAACGCGTTTGGGGAAATGTAGGAAGTTTGCTGGGAAGATTTTTCTAA
- a CDS encoding 1-deoxy-D-xylulose-5-phosphate reductoisomerase, which yields MTKKKISILGCTGSIGTSTLDVIQTNQDAFEVVGLACGNNIELLLKQIETFKPQCVSVSSEEAAKSLKQKITSHLPEILYGIEGVCTVASSGSPDLVVSAIVGAAGLRPTLAALEAGINVGLANKEALVVAGNLVTATAEKKKLKLLPIDSEHSALFQSLVGHNAEDISHITLTASGGPFRTKTLTELNNVSAAEALKHPNWNMGAKITIDSASMMNKGLEVIEAAWLFKLPPEKIKVVVHPQSIVHSFIEYIDGCVIAELGLPDMRSPIAYALAYPHRIPSGVKTLDLASIATLTFEAPDTKRFPCLQLAYDALNEGGTMSAVLNAANEIAVDAFLKGKIAFLEIATTIHETMNAHNNCEASSLDEILSIDAWARTCGSEYIQRKQS from the coding sequence ATGACAAAAAAGAAGATTTCTATCCTTGGCTGCACCGGCTCAATTGGTACAAGCACGCTTGATGTGATTCAAACAAATCAAGATGCCTTCGAAGTGGTGGGGCTTGCGTGCGGCAACAACATTGAACTGCTGTTGAAGCAAATTGAAACCTTCAAGCCTCAATGCGTTTCTGTTTCATCTGAAGAAGCTGCAAAAAGCTTAAAACAAAAAATCACATCTCATCTCCCGGAAATACTTTATGGAATAGAAGGGGTATGTACCGTTGCAAGTTCTGGAAGTCCTGATCTTGTGGTATCCGCCATTGTGGGCGCGGCCGGTTTGCGGCCAACTTTAGCAGCACTTGAAGCCGGCATTAATGTTGGCCTCGCAAACAAAGAAGCGCTGGTGGTAGCGGGAAATTTAGTGACGGCCACAGCTGAAAAAAAGAAACTCAAACTTCTTCCCATCGACTCTGAACATTCCGCACTTTTTCAATCACTTGTCGGTCACAACGCAGAAGACATTTCACATATTACGCTTACAGCTTCAGGTGGTCCTTTTCGCACAAAAACTTTAACTGAGCTTAACAATGTAAGCGCAGCTGAAGCCCTAAAACATCCCAATTGGAACATGGGCGCAAAAATCACCATTGACTCTGCAAGCATGATGAACAAAGGATTAGAGGTCATTGAGGCTGCGTGGTTGTTTAAGCTTCCACCTGAAAAAATTAAAGTTGTAGTTCATCCTCAAAGTATTGTTCATTCCTTTATCGAATATATCGACGGCTGCGTTATCGCAGAACTAGGTTTGCCAGACATGCGCTCCCCCATTGCTTATGCGCTTGCCTACCCGCATCGCATTCCATCCGGAGTAAAAACTTTAGACCTTGCTTCCATTGCTACGCTTACGTTTGAAGCTCCCGACACAAAACGCTTTCCCTGCTTGCAACTTGCATACGATGCGCTAAATGAGGGAGGAACAATGTCAGCTGTCCTTAATGCTGCCAACGAAATTGCGGTGGATGCATTTTTAAAGGGAAAAATTGCATTTTTAGAAATTGCCACTACGATCCACGAAACCATGAACGCTCATAACAACTGTGAAGCCTCAAGTTTAGATGAAATTTTATCCATCGATGCTTGGGCCAGAACGTGCGGTTCAGAATACATTCAAAGGAAACAGTCATGA
- the raiA gene encoding ribosomal subunit interface protein has protein sequence MKPHYTFQNIDATEGLKKHTAEKLTKINKYVHRPISVHVIFNVEHLEHIVEINLEADGSHFLATDRQHDMYASIDGAVEKIITQLRKSRDRMKKACKTVVPEPPIL, from the coding sequence ATGAAACCACATTATACTTTCCAAAATATAGATGCTACCGAAGGCCTGAAAAAACATACTGCAGAAAAATTAACAAAAATAAATAAATACGTTCATCGTCCCATTAGTGTTCATGTTATTTTTAACGTTGAACACCTTGAGCACATTGTAGAAATAAACCTTGAAGCAGACGGCTCACATTTTCTAGCTACAGACAGACAACATGATATGTATGCTTCCATCGATGGCGCTGTTGAAAAAATTATAACCCAACTTCGTAAGTCGCGCGATCGCATGAAAAAAGCATGCAAAACAGTGGTTCCTGAGCCCCCTATTCTTTGA
- the tsaB gene encoding tRNA (adenosine(37)-N6)-threonylcarbamoyltransferase complex dimerization subunit type 1 TsaB: MKVIFVDTSTPHIRLALLDNAQVICEKERTTHNGQTSHVFQFCHELLEQSKWKIEELQGVVVCIGPGSFTGLRIGISFAKTLAFTLNIPICGVSSLDALAAQITLPQEALIVPLIDARRGELYGKIFSFHPHQKREVKEEASVLTPEKWIEKLSAQKENLFLCGNGFYAFKEQFLSQLSLEETDVSSLPPEASVNSFFALAQKKLSNGGEDQNKILPLYIRPSDAEKTLSL; this comes from the coding sequence ATGAAAGTAATCTTCGTCGATACCAGTACGCCTCACATACGACTTGCTCTCTTGGATAACGCGCAAGTCATTTGTGAAAAAGAACGCACCACGCACAATGGACAAACCTCGCATGTGTTTCAGTTTTGCCATGAACTACTTGAACAATCGAAGTGGAAGATTGAAGAGCTCCAAGGCGTTGTTGTGTGTATTGGACCAGGCTCGTTCACGGGGTTACGCATTGGAATCAGCTTTGCAAAAACGCTGGCATTTACTTTAAACATCCCCATTTGCGGAGTATCATCCCTCGATGCACTGGCAGCGCAAATAACTTTACCACAGGAAGCCCTTATAGTTCCCCTCATCGACGCCAGAAGGGGAGAGCTTTACGGAAAAATTTTCTCCTTTCATCCTCATCAAAAAAGGGAAGTAAAAGAAGAAGCCTCGGTTCTCACTCCAGAAAAATGGATTGAAAAACTAAGTGCTCAAAAAGAAAATCTCTTCCTCTGTGGAAATGGTTTTTATGCTTTCAAAGAACAATTTCTTTCCCAGCTTTCGCTTGAGGAAACTGATGTTTCAAGCCTTCCACCGGAAGCAAGTGTAAATTCCTTTTTTGCACTTGCTCAGAAAAAACTTTCAAACGGCGGAGAGGATCAGAACAAGATTTTGCCTTTGTATATCAGACCATCTGATGCGGAAAAAACTCTGTCCCTATAA
- a CDS encoding DUF465 domain-containing protein, giving the protein MEKEDLKLIQEYRETDLALNSLYEEHLSLENELKKINRKHVLSPHEDLRKKELQKKKLKGRDELEQLLNSYRKKQETHDTN; this is encoded by the coding sequence ATGGAGAAAGAAGACCTAAAGCTTATTCAAGAATACCGAGAAACAGATTTAGCCCTCAATTCGTTGTATGAAGAACACCTCAGTTTGGAGAATGAATTAAAAAAAATAAACAGGAAACATGTTTTAAGTCCGCATGAAGATTTGAGAAAAAAAGAGCTGCAAAAAAAGAAACTAAAAGGTAGAGATGAGCTCGAACAACTTTTGAATTCATACCGTAAAAAACAGGAAACTCATGACACAAACTAA
- a CDS encoding methionine adenosyltransferase codes for MAEQLDYLFTSESVTEGHPDKVADQVSDSILDAILEQDPNARVACETLVTTGFAMIAGEITANAQISYADIVRGTIKDIGYCHHAMGFDWETCGVIVSVDKQSPDISQGVTAGEGVFKEQGAGDQGLMFGYACNETQELMPMPIVFAHRLTNRLAEARKNGDLKFLRPDGKAQVTIRYENDKPVHIDTVVVSTQHDPDVSYEELQQAVKEQVIRKCIPAELLDDSTRYLINPTGRFVLGGPHADCGLTGRKIIVDTYGGVGSHGGGAFSGKDPSKVDRSASYMARYIAKNIVASEVVDKCEVQIAYAIGYPEPVSVMINAFDTCKVDPKQLLAAIKEVFCMKPAAIIEQLKLKRPIYRQTASGGHFGRSGEAFTWENTDKVADLKAALKI; via the coding sequence ATGGCAGAACAATTAGATTATTTATTCACTTCTGAGTCAGTGACTGAGGGACATCCTGATAAAGTTGCCGATCAAGTTTCAGATAGTATTCTCGACGCGATTCTTGAACAAGATCCAAATGCGCGCGTGGCATGTGAAACACTTGTTACCACTGGATTTGCAATGATAGCTGGCGAAATTACTGCAAATGCTCAAATTAGTTATGCAGATATCGTTCGTGGTACTATCAAAGATATTGGCTATTGCCATCATGCCATGGGGTTTGATTGGGAAACGTGTGGAGTGATTGTAAGCGTAGACAAGCAGTCTCCCGATATTTCTCAAGGAGTAACTGCTGGTGAAGGTGTTTTCAAAGAGCAAGGCGCTGGCGATCAAGGTTTAATGTTTGGATATGCATGTAACGAAACTCAAGAGCTGATGCCCATGCCTATTGTGTTTGCACATCGTCTTACAAATCGTTTAGCGGAAGCAAGAAAAAATGGTGACCTTAAATTTCTAAGACCGGATGGAAAAGCCCAAGTGACCATTCGTTACGAAAACGACAAACCAGTTCACATTGATACGGTTGTTGTTTCAACGCAACATGACCCTGATGTTTCTTATGAAGAACTTCAGCAAGCAGTAAAAGAGCAAGTCATTCGAAAATGCATTCCTGCTGAATTGCTTGATGATTCAACTCGATACCTCATTAATCCAACTGGTCGTTTTGTTCTTGGTGGACCACATGCAGATTGTGGGCTTACCGGAAGAAAAATCATTGTTGATACTTACGGTGGTGTTGGAAGTCATGGTGGTGGCGCTTTCTCTGGCAAAGACCCAAGCAAAGTAGACAGAAGCGCATCATATATGGCGCGTTACATTGCTAAAAATATTGTGGCTTCTGAAGTAGTTGATAAATGCGAAGTGCAAATTGCTTATGCTATCGGATATCCAGAACCAGTTTCTGTGATGATTAATGCTTTCGATACATGCAAAGTAGATCCAAAACAATTGCTTGCAGCAATAAAAGAAGTGTTCTGTATGAAGCCCGCAGCTATTATTGAGCAGTTGAAATTGAAGCGCCCCATCTACAGACAAACGGCTTCTGGTGGGCACTTCGGACGAAGCGGAGAAGCATTTACGTGGGAAAACACCGATAAGGTAGCTGATTTGAAAGCTGCTCTTAAAATCTAA